TGCAACCGCCCTCCATTGTTAAAGTGCTCAAGCATTTACGCGATGACAGCAATTGTCAGTTTACACAATTGGTCGATATCTGTGGTGTTGATTTTCTCGATCGCGAAAAGCGTTTTGAAGTTGTTTATCATCTGCTCAGTATGAAGCAGAACCTGCGTGTGCGGGTTAAGGTGGCAGCAAGCGAAGACACGACGGTGCCTTCTGTGGCGAGTATTTTTTCCTGCGCTGATTGGTTCGAACGCGAAATTTGGGACATGTATGGCGTGTTCTTCTCGGATCATCCTGACTTGCGCCGTATTTTGACCGATTACGGTTTTGATGGACATCCCCAACGCAAAGACTTTCCGCTCACCGGCTATGTTGAAGTGCGTTACGACGAAACCCAAAAACGGGTCGTCTATGAGCCGGTTAAACTGACCCAAGATTTCCGCACTTTTGACTTCATGAGTCCATGGGAGGGTGCCGAACACGCACACCAGCAAATGCTCCCGGGCGATGAGAAAGCATCCTAAGATGGCTGAATCCATAGAAGCCGAGATTGAGAACTACACCGTTAACTTCGGGCCACAGCATCCGGCGGCGCACGGCGTATTGCGTTTGGTGCTGGAGATGGGGGGCGAGACGATTGATCGTGTTGATCCGCATATCGGGTTACTCCATCGCGGCACGGAAAAGCTGATTGAACACAAAACCTATCTGCAGGCGGTGCCGTATTTTGACCGCCTTGATTACGTGTCGCCGATGAACCAAGAGCAGGCGTATGCGATTGCGGTTGAGCGCCTGCTCGGCATCGATGTGCCGAAGCGCGGCCAGTATATTCGTATGTTGTTCTGCGAGCTGACGCGCATTTTGAATCACATCATGAACATTGCGTCCTACGCCATGGACGTTGGTGCCATGACGCCGTTTCTGTGGACCTTTGAAGAGCGCGAAAAGCTGATGGGCTTTTACGACGATGTTTCGGGGGCCCGCATGCACGCGGCTTATGTGCGTCCGGGGGGCGTTGCCAGAGACTTGCCGCCGGGATTGGCCGAACGGATTGCCGCATGGGCTGAGAATTTTCCGAAAGTCCTCGACGACATGGAGGGCCTGTTAACCAATAACCGGATTTTTAAACAACGCACCGTCGATATTGGAACCGTTAGCAAGGAAGAGGCGCTGGACTGGGGCTTCACCGGGCCGAACCTGCGGGCCAGTGGATATGCGTGGGATTTGCGAAAAGCCCAGCCTTATGACGGCTATGACGAAATGGATTTCGACATCCCCATCGGTAAGCATGGCGATTGCTACGACCGCTATATCGTGCGTGTTGCTGAAATGCGTGAGTCGCTGCGCATCATTCATCAGTGTTTGAAAAAGATGCCGACTGGTCCGGTGAAAGTTCAAGACCGCAAGATCAGCCCGCCACCCCGGGGCGATATGAAAGGCTCAATGGAAGCCTTGATCCATCACTTCAAGCTGTACACTGAGGGCTATCATGTGCCGCGCGGGGAAACCTATGCGGCCGTAGAAGCGCCCAAAGGTGAGTTTGCAGTTTATCTGGTTTCTGATGGGTCTAATAAGCCTTATCGCTGTCGCATTCGTGCCCCAGGCTTTGTGCATATGCAGGGCATGGATTTCATGCTGCGCGGTCACATGTTGGCGGACGTCCCAGCGGTGCTGGGGTCCCTTGATATTGTGTTCGGTGAGGTCGACCGATGAGCACGCGTAACCTTGCCAAAGAGCAACCAGAGCACTTCGCATTTACGGACGAGAGTAAAGCACGGGCCGAAAGAATTATTGCCAAGTATCCAAAAGGGCGCCAGCAAAGCGCGGTCATTCCTTTGCTGGATCTTGCGCAACGCCAAGAGGGCTGGGTGACGAAGCCTGCGATCGAAGTGGTTGCCGAGATGTTGAGCATGCCGGTGATCCGGGTGCTTGAGGTCGCGACCTTTTACACGATGTTCAACCTTCACCCCGTTGGCAAATGTCATCTGCAAGTGTGCACGAGTCTGTCGTGCTGGTTGCGCGGGTCCGATGATGTGGTGAAGGCGTGCGAAGATAAACTGGGCATAAAGTTCGGTGGGACAACACCTGATGGGGCGTTCACGTTGAGCGAAGTGGAATGCGCAGGTGCCTGTGTGAATGCGCCGGTGGTTGCCGTCGGCGATGATTATTACGAAGACCTGGATTATGACCGCATGGCCTCGTTGATTGAGGCCATTAAAGCGGGCACTCCACCTGAGCCAGGGTCCGCCGCTGGCCGCCAAGGGGCGGAGCCGGAAGGACAGCGCTCGACGTTGACCGAGGATCCAAACTCACCGCCGCAGATGCAAGATCTGGCATCTGCAAAGCAGAAGTATGAAGAGGCCAAAGAGGCCGCTCGCAAAGCGAAAGAGGCCGAAATGAAGGCCAAGGAAAACGCGTGATGTTGCAAGATAAAGACCGCATTTTCACCAATCTCTATGGCGAGCACGACTGGGGCCTCGCTGGCGCCCGTGCTCGTGGCGATTGGGATGGAACCAAAGACCTGATGGCGATGGGCCAGGAATGGATCATTGATGAGATGAAAGCCTCTGGGCTGCGTGGTCGTGGCGGCGCTGGTTTCCCGACGGGCCTGAAGTGGTCCTTCATGCCCAAGACGGTTGGTGAGCGTCCGCATTATCTTGTGGTGAATGCGGACGAGGGCGAGCCCGGCACCTGTAAAGACCGCGACATGATGCGGTTTGACCCGCACAAGCTGGTGGAAGGGTGCTTGCTGGCCAGCTTCGCGATGAATGCGCATGCCTGCTACATCTACATTCGCGGTGAGTTCTATCAGGAAGCCTCGAACCTGCAGGTGGCCATTGATGAGGCTTACGAAGCCGGTTTGATTGGTAAAAATGCCTGCGGCTCGGGGTGGGACTTTGATCTATACCTGCATCGCGGCGCGGGGGCTTACATCTGCGGCGAAGAAACAGCCTTGATCGAAAGCCTCGAAGGTAAAAAGGGTCAGCCAAGACTGAAGCCACCGTTTCCGGCTGGCGTTGGTTTGTACGGTTGCCCGACGACGGTAAACAATGTTGAGAGCATCGCGGTTGCCCCAACAATTTTGAGACGCGGTGCGTCATGGTTTGCTGGTTTTGGCCGACCCAACAATACGGGCACAAAAGTTTTCTGCATTTCTGGCCATGTGAACCGTCCATGCAATGTGGAAGAAGAGATGAGCATTCCGCTGAAGGAGCTCATCGACAAGCATTGCGGTGGCGTCATTGGCGGATGGGATAATCTTCAGGCAATTATTCCCGGCGGGAGTTCTGTGCCGTGTTTGCCGAAAGAAATCTGCGACACTGTTCTGATGGATTTTGATTCTCTGCGCGACGTGAAGTCGGGTCTTGGGACTGCCGCCGTTATGGTGATGGATAAATCCGCCGATATGATTGCTTCGATCACACGTCTGTCTGCCTTTTATAAACACGAAAGTTGCGGACAGTGCACGCCGTGTCGTGAAGGGACGGGGTGGCTGTATCGGGTGATGAAGCGGATGGTGACGGGCGAAGCGTCGCTTGAAGAAATTGATATGCTGGAACAGGTCTCCTATCAGATCGAAGGGCATACGATTTGTGCTCTTGGGGATGCGGCCGCTTGGCCGGTGCAGGGATTGATCCGGCATTTCAGACCTGAATTAGAACAACGCATCAAAGACTATCGTGACGGCAAATTGCCGCGTGCGGCGTAAGGACAAGGTATGCCTAAGCTCACTATTGACGGGGTCGAGATAGAAGTAGAACCCGGGATTACCATCATGCAGGCCGCTGAAGAAGCGGGCGCGGAGATTCCCAGGTTCTGTTATCACGACCGCTTGTCCATCGCTGGCAACTGCCGCATGTGTTTGGTTGAAGTTGAAAAGTCACCCAAACCGGTGGCGTCCTGTGCCATGCCGGTCGGCGAGGGGATGGTGGTGCACACCAAATCCGAGAAGGCTGTTAAAGCGCGCAATGGCGTGATGGAATTTCTGCTGATCAATCACCCCTTGGATTGTCCGATTTGTGACCAGGGCGGTGAGTGTGATCTGCAAGATCAAGCCTTGGCTTTTGGGTATGACCGTGGACGCTATGGAGAGCAAAAGCGGGCCGTTAAAGACAAGTACATGGGGCCGATTGTTTCGACGATTATGACCCGGTGTATTCACTGCACGCGATGTGTGCGGTTTGCCGAGGAGATTGCCGGCGTTACCGAAATTGGCGCAACGGGGCGTGGCGAAGATACCGAAATTACAACCTATCTAGAAGGGGCGTTGACCTCTGAGTTATCGGGCAACGTTGTTGATCTTTGTCCCGTTGGCGCACTGACGAATAAACCGTATGCGTTTACCGCCCGCTCCTGGGAGCTGCGTAAAACGGAATCCGTCGATGTTATGGATGCGGTGGGTAGCAACATTCGCGTTGATAGCCGTGGCCGCGAAGTGATGCGCGTTCTGCCGCGCCT
The sequence above is drawn from the Rhodospirillaceae bacterium genome and encodes:
- a CDS encoding NADH-quinone oxidoreductase subunit C, which gives rise to MEKNSENTSALADLAEALSLSLTDDIISATVEREDLTVWVQPPSIVKVLKHLRDDSNCQFTQLVDICGVDFLDREKRFEVVYHLLSMKQNLRVRVKVAASEDTTVPSVASIFSCADWFEREIWDMYGVFFSDHPDLRRILTDYGFDGHPQRKDFPLTGYVEVRYDETQKRVVYEPVKLTQDFRTFDFMSPWEGAEHAHQQMLPGDEKAS
- a CDS encoding NADH-quinone oxidoreductase subunit D, with the protein product MAESIEAEIENYTVNFGPQHPAAHGVLRLVLEMGGETIDRVDPHIGLLHRGTEKLIEHKTYLQAVPYFDRLDYVSPMNQEQAYAIAVERLLGIDVPKRGQYIRMLFCELTRILNHIMNIASYAMDVGAMTPFLWTFEEREKLMGFYDDVSGARMHAAYVRPGGVARDLPPGLAERIAAWAENFPKVLDDMEGLLTNNRIFKQRTVDIGTVSKEEALDWGFTGPNLRASGYAWDLRKAQPYDGYDEMDFDIPIGKHGDCYDRYIVRVAEMRESLRIIHQCLKKMPTGPVKVQDRKISPPPRGDMKGSMEALIHHFKLYTEGYHVPRGETYAAVEAPKGEFAVYLVSDGSNKPYRCRIRAPGFVHMQGMDFMLRGHMLADVPAVLGSLDIVFGEVDR
- the nuoE gene encoding NADH-quinone oxidoreductase subunit NuoE, which translates into the protein MSTRNLAKEQPEHFAFTDESKARAERIIAKYPKGRQQSAVIPLLDLAQRQEGWVTKPAIEVVAEMLSMPVIRVLEVATFYTMFNLHPVGKCHLQVCTSLSCWLRGSDDVVKACEDKLGIKFGGTTPDGAFTLSEVECAGACVNAPVVAVGDDYYEDLDYDRMASLIEAIKAGTPPEPGSAAGRQGAEPEGQRSTLTEDPNSPPQMQDLASAKQKYEEAKEAARKAKEAEMKAKENA
- the nuoF gene encoding NADH-quinone oxidoreductase subunit NuoF, with the protein product MLQDKDRIFTNLYGEHDWGLAGARARGDWDGTKDLMAMGQEWIIDEMKASGLRGRGGAGFPTGLKWSFMPKTVGERPHYLVVNADEGEPGTCKDRDMMRFDPHKLVEGCLLASFAMNAHACYIYIRGEFYQEASNLQVAIDEAYEAGLIGKNACGSGWDFDLYLHRGAGAYICGEETALIESLEGKKGQPRLKPPFPAGVGLYGCPTTVNNVESIAVAPTILRRGASWFAGFGRPNNTGTKVFCISGHVNRPCNVEEEMSIPLKELIDKHCGGVIGGWDNLQAIIPGGSSVPCLPKEICDTVLMDFDSLRDVKSGLGTAAVMVMDKSADMIASITRLSAFYKHESCGQCTPCREGTGWLYRVMKRMVTGEASLEEIDMLEQVSYQIEGHTICALGDAAAWPVQGLIRHFRPELEQRIKDYRDGKLPRAA